A single Argentina anserina chromosome 7, drPotAnse1.1, whole genome shotgun sequence DNA region contains:
- the LOC126803059 gene encoding LOW QUALITY PROTEIN: putative disease resistance RPP13-like protein 1 (The sequence of the model RefSeq protein was modified relative to this genomic sequence to represent the inferred CDS: deleted 2 bases in 1 codon; substituted 1 base at 1 genomic stop codon), translating to MVVEVLLGAFVQLLLERLTSHNLLSFGQFHGVGRKLKKWGTTLSAIGAVLQDAEKKQLTSEAVKLWLDELMHLAFDIDDILDAFSTQLLVISHQNGAGTNKVQCLFSSVKFNFNMNSEIKDVADRLKVISERKDKLGLVYSDDPCYPRASQRLLSSYVLDGPVVGREDDKRVIVDLLKDHEPSLTTNFQVLAIVGMPGLGKTTLAGHVFNDKEMGQFNPKVWVSVSDGFSLERVTKTIFKLVTSRDSDDLDEFSKVQDLLSEALTGKKFLIVLDDVWSTCDYDSWTKLQSPFRVGAPGSQILVTTREEKVAKLIGATHVYNLKTLSDEDCLEVFQQHINSNRPPNFTLLCKKIVDKCNGLPLAAKTLGGILRCKEAGSWEDVLDDKLWSTSNHESNILTVLKLSYHYLPSNLKRCFAYCSILPINMNLGKNSXFLWMAEGFLHQTGSKEMEDIGGDYFEELLSRSLFQKSSKNNSRYEMHDLVGDLARWAAGDICFRLEDNLDGRCSPKTRHATYISGKFDGVKKFETFSKAKRLRTFLPISISHGRENHQTRKVASHLLPNMKYLRVLSFNGYQMTELPDSIGRLKHLRYLDLSHTLLLSLPDSICSLYNLQTLLLDNCSKLKALPSNISHLSKLRHLNNSSMLSLEGMPPQLGKLSNLQTLSCFVVGKARESGVKEIGPLHLLRGTLCLSKLENVSDVDDARRADLICKEGIDKLQLEWSGREEKDSDVLDMLKPHRNLKELTIKGYGGLELPLWIRNPLFSDLVLLRLENSNNCRFLPQLGQLPSLKELFIRGMSQVESVGVEFYGEGTLSFPVLENLVFEDMQHWKGWFPREEDRIGVFPSLKMLSVIRCPQLVVSVSNYTQLCALQVHDCYGVVFRGAVDFELLEHMYLSNLSVLRLETEKSAECMRGLRNVKGLGITNSEESSSSWKNEDIILQHLSSLRSLFIERNSKLIELRHLTSLQALRLYRCESLVSISEECLPASLKDLWIERCDSLRCFAKYQIPPSLRRVGIRECRRLNLLVGENVEGSSSSSSSSHCLMQDDTSCLEYLEVWECPSLTCLSSKGQLPRALKHLHIRDCERLESITDMFNSETCLEYIVIQSCANLKSLPNRLYNLSHLQQLILMDCGSLLSFPSGGLPTGDSTLTSIFIYNCDSLEAFPRGMNKHTSLQTLWIGYCEGLASILQEGFPPNLVELYIVNPLRCKPLSEWGLQLHRLNSLKELWIQGVDPKMVSFPPEEMEMLLPKSLIKIRIGDFSKLRRLSSKAIQSLTSLESLRIEDCPKLASIPEEDLPISLTQLHISNCPLLKKRYGPGKAPHWPKICHIPYIQI from the exons ATGGTGGTGGAGGTGCTTCTGGGCGCTTTTGTTCAGTTGCTGTTGGAGAGGTTAACCTCGCACAACTTGCTCAGTTTCGGTCAATTCCACGGGGTTGGGAGGAAGCTCAAGAAATGGGGTACAACTCTGTCTGCAATTGGAGCTGTGCTGCAGGATGCTGAGAAGAAGCAACTCACAAGCGAGGCGGTGAAGCTGTGGCTGGATGAGCTCATGCATTTGGCTTTTGACATTGATGACATCTTGGACGCCTTTTCCACCCAGCTCTTGGTGATCAGTCACCAAAATGGGGCTGGCACAAACAAGGTACAATGCCTCTTTTCGAGTGTTAAGTTCAACTTTAACATGAATTCTGAAATAAAGGACGTTGCTGATAGATTAAAAGTAATATCTGAAAGAAAAGATAAGCTGGGTTTAGTGTATAGTGATGATCCATGTTACCCTCGGGCATCACAAAGGTTGCTGAGTTCATATGTGTTGGATGGACCTGTGGTTGGAAGGGAGGATGACAAGAGAGTGATAGTTGACTTGTTAAAAGATCATGAGCCTAGTTTAACCACCAATTTCCAAGTCTTGGCCATTGTTGGTATGCCGGGGCTTGGCAAGACCACACTTGCAGGGCATGTGTTTAATGATAAGGAAATGGGGCAGTTCAATCCAAAGGTGTGGGTATCTGTTTCTGATGGCTTCAGTCTTGAGAGAGTTACGAAAACGATTTTCAAGTTAGTAACATCCCGGGATTCTGATGATTTAGATGAATTCAGTAAAGTGCAGGATCTTCTTAGCGAGGCATTGACAGGCAAAAAGTTTCTGATTGTTCTGGATGACGTTTGGAGTACTTGTGATTATGACTCATGGACAAAGCTCCAGTCTCCCTTTCGTGTTGGAGCACCAGGAAGTCAGATACTGGTGACTACTCGAGAAGAAAAAGTTGCGAAATTGATAGGAGCAACTCATGTTTATAATTTGAAGACACTCTCGGATGAGGATTGTTTGGAAGTATTTCAGCAACATATTAACAGCAATAGACCACCGAATTTTACTCTGCTTTGCAAGAAGATTGTTGACAAGTGTAATGGATTGCCATTGGCTGCAAAGACTCTTGGTGGTATTTTACGCTGTAAAGAGGCTGGTAGTTGGGAAGACGTATTGGATGATAAATTGTGGAGTACATCAAATCACGAGAGCAACATTCTGACAGTACTGAAATTGAGCTATCATTATCTTCCTTCGAACTTGAAGAGGTGCTTTGCATATTGCTCCATACTTCCAATCAATATGAATTTGGGAAAAAACAGTTGAT TCTTGTGGATGGCAGAGGGTTTCCTTCATCAAACAGGAAGTAAGGAGATGGAAGATATTGGTGGTGACTATTTTGAGGAGCTATTGTCTCGGTCATTGTTTCAGAAGTCAAGCAAGAATAATTCCAGATATGAAATGCATGACCTTGTTGGTGATTTGGCACGGTGGGCTGCAGGAGATATTTGTTTCAGATTGGAGGATAATCTGGATGGAAGATGCTCTCCAAAGACTCGTCATGCAACTTATATATCTGGCAAGTTTGATGGggtaaaaaaatttgaaacctTCTCTAAAGCCAAACGTTTGCGGACTTTCCTACCAATTTCAATTTCACATGGTCGTGAGAATCATCAGACTCGTAAGGTTGCTTCTCATTTACTGCCAAATATGAAGTACTTAAGGGTGCTATCGTTTAATGGCTATCAAATGACTGAACTGCCGGATTCAATTGGTAGACTGAAGCATCTGAGGTACCTTGATCTTTCTCACACATTATTACTGAGTTTGCCTGATTCAATATGCTCTCTTTACAACTTGCAGACGTTACTATTGGATAATTGTTCCAAATTGAAGGCTTTACCTTCAAACATTAGCCATTTATCTAAGCTACGTCATCTCAACAATTCTAGCATGCTTTCTTTGGAAGGAATGCCTCCCCAGTTAGGTAAATTGAGCAACCTGCAAACATTATCCTGTTTTGTGGTGGGCAAAGCTAGGGAGTCAGGTGTGAAGGAGATAGgccctcttcatcttcttcgtgGGACATTGTGCCtctcaaaattagaaaatgtcAGTGATGTGGATGATGCAAGAAGGGCTGACTTAATATGCAAGGAAGGGATTGATAAATTGCAACTAGAATGGAGTGGCAGAGAAGAAAAGGATTCAGATGTGCTGGACATGTTAAAGCCTCACAGAAACCTCAAAGAGCTTACTATAAAAGGCTATGGTGGTTTGGAATTGCCATTATGGATACGTAATCCTTTGTTCTCTGATCTGGTGCTTTTGAGGTTAGAGAATTCTAATAATTGTCGATTCTTGCCACAACTTGGCCAACTACCTTCTCTCAAGGAACTCTTCATTAGAGGAATGTCTCAAGTGGAAAGTGTTGGTGTTGAGTTCTATGGAGAGGGTACCTTATCTTTTCCAGTACTGGAGAATCTTGTGTTTGAGGATATGCAACACTGGAAGGGATGGTTCCCTCGTGAAGAAGATCGAATTGGAGTTTTTCCTTCCTTGAAAATGCTTTCTGTCATTAGGTGTCCCCAATTGGTTGTTTCTGTTTCAAACTATACACAACTCTGTGCATTACAAGTCCATGACTGCTACGGGGTGGTATTTAGAGGTGCTGTTGACTTTGAGTTACTTGAACATATGTATCTTTCAAATTTGTCAGTGTTGAGACTTGAAACTGAAAAATCTGCGGAATGCATGAGGGGCTTAAGAAATGTTAAAGGTTTGGGAATTACTAATAGTGAGGAATCATCATCTTCCTGGAAGAATGAGGATATAATACTGCAGCACCTGAGTTCTCTTCGTAGTTTGtttattgaaagaaactccAAACTTATTGAATTACGTCACCTGACATCACTTCAAGCGCTTCGCTTATATAGGTGTGAAAGTCTAGTTTCTATTTCCGAAGAATGTTTGCCAGCTTCGCTTAAAGATCTGTGGATTGAAAGGTGTGATTCTCTTAGGTGTTTTGCAAAGTACCAGATACCTCCAAGTCTAAGGAGAGTAGGAATAAGAGAATGCAGAAGGTTGAACTTACTCGTTGGGGAGAATGTGGAGGGTTCctcatcctcttcttcttcttctcactgTTTGATGCAAGATGATACATCTTGTCTTGAGTATTTGGAGGTATGGGAGTGCCCATCTCTTACATGCTTATCATCCAAGGGCCAACTTCCCAGGGCACTTAAACACCTTCACATAAGGGATTGTGAACGACTGGAGTCGATAACAGATATGTTCAACAGTGAAACTTGTCTTGAGTATATTGTCATACAGAGTTGTGCAAATCTTAAATCCTTACCAAACCGCCTATACAACCTCAGCCATCTTCAACAGTTAATTCTTATGGATTGTGGAAGTCTGCTTTCCTTCCCAAGTGGAGGGTTGCCAACAGGAGACTCCACCCTGACAAGCATCTTTATCTACAATTGTGATAGCTTGGAAGCTTTCCCCAGAGGAATGAACAAGCACACCTCTCTTCAGACATTGTGGATTGGTTACTGTGAAGGTTTGGCATCCATTCTACAAGAGGGGTTTCCCCCAAACCTTGTTGAGCTTTACATTGTGAACCCCTTACGTTGCAAGCCACTCTCTGAGTGGGGATTGCAGTTGCACAGACTCAATTCCCTGAAAGAGTTGTGGATCCAGGGTGTAGATCCAAAAATGGTGTCATTTCCACcagaggagatggagatgCTGCTCCCTAAATCTCTCATTAAAATCAGAATTGGAGACTTCTCAAAGCTAAGGCGCCTATCCAGCAAGGCCATTCAGTCTCTCACCTCTCTTGAATCTCTTAGAATTGAAGATTGTCCAAAGCTAGCGTCCATTCCAGAGGAGGATCTGCCTATTTCACTGACACAACTGCATATCTCCAATTGTCCTCTGCTAAAGAAGAGATACGGACCAGGGAAAGCACCACACTGGCCCAAAATATGCCACATTCCTTATATACAGATTTAA